A window of Bdellovibrionales bacterium contains these coding sequences:
- a CDS encoding oleate hydratase, protein MADRKCYLVGSGIASLASAAYLIREGNLSGENIIIIEEGTMTGGSLDASGDAEKGYVMRGGRMLNFSYLCTYDLLSFIPSLNDQTKTVMDEIHDFNQKIKTNSHCRLVHHGEKIDSTAMGFSYKDRFDILEVMMKSEESLGGRSIEDCFQGAFFETNFWYMWATMFAFQPWHSVVEFKRYLHRFIHEFPRINTLEGVDRTPYNQYDSIVLPLLKWLKREGVHFMMETEVTDLEFTDLGTKKAVSKIFYRRNEDQNHIPIESEDLVFVTNGSMTASSSLGSMKTVPLMKSKREGGDWALWERLAFNRPEFGRPSVFSGRVDESKWVSFTVTSKGHQFFDLMEKFTGNEAGTGGLVTFTDSNWLMSIVLAHQPHFLNQPKDVTVFWGYGLFVDQPGNFVKKKMSECNGEEILTELCSHLNFIEEMPEIIAQANCIPCMMPFITSQFLTRDKGDRPEVVPPGYVNLAFIGQYCEIPEDVVFTVEYSVRSAQTAVFSLLQLECEPVPVYDGARDFHVLFESMKTMFKETEERTREERPPL, encoded by the coding sequence ATGGCAGACAGAAAGTGCTATTTGGTAGGAAGTGGCATCGCATCCCTGGCGAGTGCGGCCTATTTAATTCGCGAAGGAAATCTCTCCGGTGAGAATATTATCATCATCGAAGAGGGTACGATGACAGGTGGTAGTCTCGATGCCAGCGGCGATGCCGAGAAGGGCTATGTCATGCGGGGCGGCCGCATGCTGAATTTTTCTTATCTCTGCACCTATGATCTTCTATCATTTATTCCCTCGCTGAATGATCAGACCAAAACGGTCATGGATGAGATTCACGACTTTAACCAGAAGATTAAAACGAACTCTCACTGCCGGCTTGTCCATCACGGGGAAAAAATTGATTCAACCGCCATGGGTTTTAGCTACAAAGACCGCTTCGATATTCTTGAAGTCATGATGAAATCCGAAGAGAGTCTTGGTGGTCGCAGTATTGAGGACTGCTTTCAGGGGGCCTTCTTTGAAACCAACTTCTGGTACATGTGGGCGACGATGTTTGCCTTTCAGCCGTGGCACAGTGTTGTTGAGTTTAAGCGCTACCTCCATCGGTTCATTCATGAATTTCCACGTATCAACACGCTCGAAGGTGTCGATCGCACTCCTTACAATCAGTACGACTCGATCGTCTTGCCTTTGCTCAAGTGGCTGAAGCGCGAAGGTGTGCACTTTATGATGGAAACCGAAGTGACCGATCTTGAGTTTACGGATCTCGGTACGAAAAAGGCCGTTTCAAAAATTTTCTATCGACGGAACGAAGATCAAAACCATATTCCGATAGAGTCCGAGGACTTGGTTTTTGTCACGAATGGCTCGATGACCGCGTCCTCGAGTCTTGGTTCGATGAAAACGGTTCCACTCATGAAGTCCAAGCGAGAAGGCGGGGATTGGGCGCTCTGGGAAAGATTGGCTTTTAACCGGCCCGAGTTCGGGCGACCCTCGGTTTTTTCAGGCCGGGTGGATGAATCTAAATGGGTTTCGTTCACTGTCACTTCAAAGGGACATCAGTTTTTTGATTTGATGGAGAAATTCACGGGGAATGAAGCGGGAACAGGGGGACTTGTCACCTTTACGGACTCAAACTGGCTTATGTCGATCGTTCTTGCTCATCAACCTCACTTTTTAAATCAGCCAAAGGATGTGACCGTTTTCTGGGGTTATGGCCTTTTTGTTGATCAGCCAGGCAATTTTGTGAAGAAGAAAATGTCGGAGTGTAACGGTGAAGAAATTCTCACGGAGCTTTGCTCGCATTTGAATTTCATAGAAGAAATGCCTGAGATTATTGCCCAGGCCAACTGCATTCCCTGTATGATGCCGTTTATCACAAGTCAGTTTTTAACTCGTGATAAGGGCGATCGCCCGGAAGTCGTGCCGCCGGGTTATGTGAATCTCGCCTTTATCGGCCAGTACTGCGAGATTCCTGAAGACGTGGTGTTTACCGTGGAGTATTCCGTGCGGTCAGCGCAGACGGCGGTCTTTAGTCTTCTGCAGCTTGAATGCGAGCCGGTGCCGGTCTACGACGGAGCTCGGGATTTTCATGTGTTGTTTGAATCAATGAAGACAATGTTTAAAGAAACCGAAGAGCGAACCCGAGAAGAGCGGCCGCCACTTTGA
- a CDS encoding GntR family transcriptional regulator — MLVDIGRFNKLTVTKLVDFGVFLDGGEDGEILLPKKFVPENAQVGDVLEVFVCFDSEDRLMATTETPQAQVGEFAYLTVVAATKVGAFLAWGLDKDLFLPFSEQTHNIHPGDQVVVYLYLDNTDRISSSMRVERYLSKEPADFEAGQSVDLMIYNRTDLGFKAIINGTHQGMLYHNEVFQPLKIGQKIRGFIRHIRAEDGKIDLGLQKTGHQGAEDVGPKILELLEKNNGFLALTEKTPPEKIYDLFGVSKKKYKIALGGLYKQRLVSIDEDGLRVGAGKKAPPAPKKK, encoded by the coding sequence ATGCTAGTCGATATCGGAAGATTCAATAAACTTACAGTTACTAAACTCGTTGATTTCGGCGTCTTTTTGGACGGCGGCGAAGACGGCGAAATTCTTTTGCCGAAAAAGTTCGTTCCCGAGAACGCTCAAGTGGGTGACGTGCTCGAAGTTTTTGTTTGCTTTGATTCCGAAGACCGCTTGATGGCGACAACCGAAACTCCTCAAGCTCAGGTGGGTGAATTTGCTTACCTGACGGTGGTGGCTGCCACGAAAGTAGGCGCGTTCCTTGCGTGGGGACTTGATAAAGATCTCTTTTTGCCGTTTTCAGAGCAAACACACAACATTCACCCGGGCGATCAAGTGGTTGTTTACCTTTATCTTGATAACACCGACCGCATTTCCTCTTCGATGCGTGTCGAGCGCTATTTATCGAAAGAGCCCGCGGATTTTGAAGCGGGTCAAAGTGTTGATTTGATGATCTATAACCGTACGGATCTGGGTTTTAAGGCGATCATCAATGGCACACATCAGGGCATGCTCTATCACAATGAGGTTTTTCAGCCTTTGAAGATCGGTCAAAAAATCCGTGGCTTCATTCGTCACATCCGCGCAGAAGACGGTAAGATTGATCTCGGTTTACAAAAAACCGGACACCAAGGAGCTGAGGACGTCGGACCAAAAATTCTCGAACTCCTAGAAAAAAATAACGGCTTCTTGGCTCTCACAGAAAAAACGCCGCCTGAAAAAATCTATGACCTTTTTGGCGTCAGCAAAAAGAAGTACAAGATCGCTCTCGGTGGGCTGTACAAGCAGCGCCTTGTCAGCATCGACGAAGATGGTCTTCGCGTTGGGGCTGGCAAAAAAGCTCCTCCAGCACCGAAAAAGAAATAG
- a CDS encoding thioredoxin family protein encodes MSHPFFAALECEQLRPDNFDQALEKHAEELVCVFFWGHDCPNCEVAKKMLFQDADIVKQLGLRWFHVNVYEDMDLGTRFGLHGIPAFFFFKQGRKLGKISPFPGMDPFMTALRELRAKHPATP; translated from the coding sequence ATGTCTCACCCGTTTTTCGCGGCACTGGAGTGCGAACAACTTCGTCCGGATAATTTTGATCAGGCACTGGAAAAACATGCCGAAGAACTCGTCTGTGTATTTTTCTGGGGGCACGACTGTCCCAATTGTGAAGTCGCGAAAAAAATGCTGTTTCAGGATGCAGACATCGTGAAACAGCTGGGACTGCGCTGGTTCCACGTCAACGTTTACGAAGACATGGACCTAGGAACTCGCTTTGGCTTGCACGGCATTCCGGCCTTTTTCTTTTTCAAACAAGGCCGGAAGCTTGGAAAGATCTCGCCGTTTCCTGGAATGGATCCGTTTATGACGGCTTTGCGTGAACTTCGCGCAAAGCACCCGGCAACACCCTAG
- a CDS encoding DUF1993 domain-containing protein, with protein MLYELTAPQYAKMLQNLNRLLDKGVQLAETKKFDVDVLLNSRLAPDQFNLIRQIQIATDTAKLSVSRLTGKEAPKHEDNEKTLPELKARIESVIQYLNTFKAADFNGAEERKITQPRWEGKYLLGAEYAQQHALPNFYFHVTTAYSILRHNGVDIGKKDYLGDLPLKA; from the coding sequence ATGCTCTACGAATTGACAGCCCCACAATACGCGAAAATGCTTCAAAATCTTAACCGCCTTCTCGACAAAGGTGTCCAACTTGCCGAAACGAAGAAATTTGATGTGGACGTTTTGTTAAATTCCCGCCTAGCACCGGATCAATTCAACCTTATCCGCCAAATTCAGATCGCCACCGACACCGCAAAACTCTCTGTTTCGCGCCTGACAGGCAAAGAAGCACCGAAACACGAAGACAACGAGAAAACCCTGCCGGAACTAAAAGCAAGAATCGAAAGCGTGATTCAATATCTCAACACTTTTAAAGCAGCTGATTTCAACGGCGCAGAGGAAAGAAAAATCACCCAGCCTCGCTGGGAAGGAAAGTATCTTCTAGGTGCTGAATATGCCCAACAACATGCGCTGCCTAATTTCTATTTCCACGTGACGACTGCCTACTCAATTCTTCGTCACAATGGCGTTGATATCGGCAAAAAAGACTACTTGGGCGATTTGCCTTTGAAGGCTTAG
- a CDS encoding helix-turn-helix transcriptional regulator — protein sequence MGSLDRKYDVLLTNIAANIKRLRKDKGLSQREMEAFGFDLRNYQRLESGSHSPSLYTLYKLGEAFCVDLHEFFK from the coding sequence GTGGGTTCATTGGATCGAAAGTACGACGTCTTACTGACGAATATTGCAGCTAATATCAAGCGTCTGCGCAAAGATAAAGGTCTCTCTCAGAGAGAGATGGAGGCCTTCGGCTTTGATCTGCGCAACTACCAAAGACTAGAGTCCGGCAGTCACTCTCCAAGTCTCTATACACTCTATAAACTGGGCGAGGCCTTCTGCGTGGATCTCCACGAGTTCTTCAAATAA
- the ftsH gene encoding ATP-dependent zinc metalloprotease FtsH: MFKYPYSPIFRRSPVPPKKNYAWLLLSFAIVMTFWLQTVWLQSRQMVEIPYSEFQTLLKTKEVDNLNISEQYIRGQFKNPRPDKKTEFYTARVNEDLAKELDDSGVTYLRVVESGFLRDLLSWTIPALIFIGAWIFIGRMMAARGGIGGGLMAVGKSRAKLYVETDVKTTFADVAGVDEAKDELREVVEFLKNPDHYSRLGARMPKGILLVGPPGTGKTLLAKAVAGEARVPFFSISGSEFVELFVGVGAARVRDLFEKAREKAPCIIFIDELDALGKVRATQIMGGGHDEKEQTLNQLLAELDGFDTQSGIILLAATNRPEILDPALLRSGRFDKQVLVDRPDKKGREAILRVHLKNIKYEPNLEVDHIAALTSGFTGADLANLVNEAALVATRRNSAIVDKNDFILAIERIVAGLEKKSRILNPKERKTVAYHEMGHAIVAGALPGCDRPQKVSIIPRGIGALGYTIQRPTEDRYIVTRDELIHKMAVLLGGRGAELLVFNEFSTGAADDLVKVTNIAEALVTKYGMSPTVGMVVYEQQLSPFLESPLQGHEIRHYSEDTAHLIDLEIKNVIEVAKKITEKILQQNRAVLEEGAQQLLEKETLSEADLKNLFKKLVPTEISINALWKPTPPTTPPAEV, from the coding sequence ATGTTTAAATATCCGTACTCGCCAATCTTTAGGAGGTCTCCAGTGCCGCCGAAAAAGAACTACGCTTGGCTCTTATTGTCTTTTGCGATCGTCATGACGTTTTGGCTGCAAACTGTCTGGTTGCAATCCCGACAAATGGTGGAAATTCCGTACAGCGAATTTCAAACTTTGCTGAAAACCAAAGAAGTTGATAATCTCAATATCAGCGAACAATACATCCGAGGACAATTTAAAAACCCCCGCCCCGATAAAAAGACGGAGTTCTACACAGCTCGCGTGAATGAAGATCTCGCTAAGGAACTCGACGACAGTGGAGTCACCTATCTGCGCGTCGTTGAAAGCGGATTTTTGCGCGATCTGCTTTCTTGGACAATTCCCGCCTTGATATTTATTGGCGCCTGGATTTTCATAGGCCGAATGATGGCCGCACGCGGGGGTATTGGCGGCGGACTGATGGCTGTTGGGAAAAGCCGGGCAAAACTCTATGTCGAAACCGATGTGAAAACCACTTTCGCCGATGTGGCCGGCGTTGATGAAGCCAAAGATGAACTTCGAGAAGTGGTGGAGTTTTTAAAAAATCCAGATCACTACAGTCGCTTGGGCGCGCGCATGCCGAAAGGGATTCTGCTTGTCGGCCCACCGGGAACCGGTAAAACCCTGTTAGCCAAAGCGGTCGCTGGTGAGGCGCGGGTCCCCTTTTTCTCTATTAGCGGCTCAGAATTCGTGGAGCTCTTTGTCGGCGTCGGCGCAGCCCGAGTGCGTGATCTGTTTGAAAAAGCCCGCGAGAAAGCCCCGTGCATTATCTTTATTGACGAACTGGATGCTCTCGGCAAGGTTCGTGCAACGCAAATTATGGGCGGAGGCCATGACGAAAAAGAGCAGACTCTCAATCAACTGCTCGCAGAACTTGATGGCTTTGACACGCAATCAGGCATTATCCTGCTCGCTGCCACCAATCGGCCCGAGATTTTAGATCCCGCACTGCTGCGCTCAGGACGTTTTGACAAACAAGTGCTTGTCGATCGCCCCGATAAAAAAGGCCGCGAAGCCATTTTGCGGGTTCACCTTAAAAACATTAAATATGAGCCCAACCTGGAAGTGGACCATATCGCCGCCCTGACATCGGGTTTCACCGGTGCGGACCTTGCTAATCTTGTGAATGAGGCGGCACTCGTTGCGACTCGGAGAAATTCGGCCATTGTCGACAAAAATGATTTCATTTTAGCGATTGAAAGAATCGTTGCGGGGCTTGAAAAGAAAAGCCGCATTCTAAACCCCAAAGAAAGAAAAACCGTGGCGTACCACGAAATGGGCCACGCCATTGTCGCAGGGGCTCTGCCTGGCTGCGATCGTCCGCAAAAAGTCTCAATCATCCCGCGCGGAATCGGAGCCCTTGGCTATACCATCCAGCGCCCCACTGAAGACCGCTACATCGTCACGCGTGACGAATTGATTCATAAAATGGCCGTTCTGCTCGGTGGCCGAGGTGCCGAGCTTTTGGTGTTCAACGAGTTCTCAACTGGGGCCGCCGATGATCTCGTAAAGGTCACAAATATCGCTGAAGCTCTGGTGACGAAGTATGGGATGAGTCCCACCGTAGGCATGGTGGTCTATGAGCAGCAACTGAGTCCGTTTCTCGAAAGTCCTCTACAGGGCCATGAGATCCGTCATTACAGTGAAGACACCGCCCATTTGATCGATCTTGAAATTAAAAATGTCATTGAAGTCGCAAAGAAAATTACAGAAAAGATTTTGCAACAAAACCGGGCGGTGCTTGAAGAAGGCGCGCAGCAGCTGCTAGAGAAAGAAACTCTCTCAGAAGCAGATCTAAAAAATCTTTTCAAAAAGTTGGTCCCTACAGAGATTTCCATTAATGCTCTTTGGAAACCGACTCCTCCGACAACGCCGCCAGCGGAAGTATAA
- a CDS encoding alpha/beta hydrolase — translation MQFAKLFLLSLVAVSFLGLGGAQARPAEEKTIVLVHGAFADGSSWQKVIPLLKAKGYKVIAVQNPLSSLDDDVKVTKRIVNNQQGPVILVGHSWGGMVISELGSNPKVAALVYVAAFAPAEGDSVASLLASAKVPAPGLTEVVADNEGYLSMSEKGVREHFAPDLTPAEQDIVYAVQGPIFGNAFGTKTSVATWRSVPSWYIIADQDHMIPPDVQNTMSQRVGSKVTHVASSHVPMLSKPDEVAKVILEAADQSGN, via the coding sequence ATGCAATTTGCAAAATTATTTTTACTGTCTTTAGTTGCGGTTTCATTTCTTGGCCTTGGTGGCGCGCAAGCTCGTCCCGCAGAGGAAAAAACCATAGTTCTTGTTCACGGGGCTTTCGCGGATGGCTCTTCTTGGCAGAAGGTCATTCCACTTTTAAAAGCCAAAGGCTACAAAGTCATCGCTGTGCAAAATCCGTTGAGTTCCCTCGACGATGACGTGAAAGTGACTAAAAGAATCGTTAATAATCAGCAGGGTCCTGTGATTCTGGTGGGGCACTCTTGGGGTGGAATGGTTATTTCCGAGTTAGGGAGTAATCCAAAAGTGGCGGCACTCGTTTATGTCGCGGCCTTTGCTCCGGCGGAAGGAGATTCAGTGGCCAGTCTTTTGGCGTCGGCAAAGGTTCCTGCTCCGGGGCTTACAGAAGTTGTTGCCGATAATGAGGGCTATCTTTCAATGAGTGAAAAAGGAGTTCGTGAACACTTCGCGCCAGATTTAACTCCAGCAGAACAAGATATCGTCTACGCCGTTCAAGGACCGATTTTTGGCAATGCCTTTGGCACTAAAACATCTGTTGCAACCTGGAGAAGCGTTCCTTCGTGGTATATCATTGCCGATCAGGATCATATGATTCCACCGGATGTGCAGAATACCATGAGTCAGAGAGTGGGCTCTAAAGTCACGCATGTGGCTTCTTCCCATGTGCCGATGCTGTCAAAACCAGATGAAGTTGCAAAAGTAATTCTGGAAGCAGCTGATCAGTCCGGAAATTAG
- a CDS encoding Hpt domain-containing protein, translated as MPTNFHVPYELRMRYLTRKNEELEICRAQLAQHELDAVKTLAHQMRGNAVSFNFPLLEQLGILLEKCIECEDIEGAKVLVDDVQLAINGFIQRLEKSELQMK; from the coding sequence ATGCCAACAAATTTTCACGTCCCTTACGAACTCAGAATGCGTTATCTGACTCGCAAAAATGAAGAGCTTGAAATTTGCCGCGCGCAACTTGCGCAGCACGAGCTGGATGCTGTTAAAACATTGGCCCATCAAATGCGTGGAAATGCCGTGAGTTTTAATTTTCCTTTGTTGGAACAGCTCGGAATTCTTTTAGAAAAATGCATTGAGTGTGAAGATATTGAGGGAGCAAAAGTTCTTGTCGATGATGTTCAACTGGCGATTAATGGTTTTATTCAGCGTCTTGAAAAATCCGAATTACAGATGAAATAA
- a CDS encoding CsbD family protein encodes MDKNIIQGKWKEIKGDLRKMWGNITDDEWEQTKGDATAIAGVLQKRYGYAKDDAQQRVSKVMDRYLSEKRDDLAKEDEIRH; translated from the coding sequence ATGGATAAAAATATCATCCAAGGTAAATGGAAAGAGATTAAAGGTGATTTGCGCAAAATGTGGGGCAATATCACTGACGACGAGTGGGAGCAAACTAAAGGCGATGCCACTGCGATTGCTGGTGTTTTGCAAAAACGCTATGGTTATGCCAAAGACGATGCCCAACAAAGAGTTTCCAAAGTGATGGACCGATACTTGTCAGAAAAACGCGACGACCTGGCAAAAGAAGACGAGATCCGCCACTAA